GGGATGGTCATGCAACAAGACCTGCGAATGGAAAAAATAGAAATGCAGATGGGTCGCGTTGGGATCAATCCTATGCAAGCTGCTATGGGTCAAATTGAACTAACCAAGCCGGCAGATGGCAGTGCGGAGGTTGTTCTTACAGAAGCAGATATTAACCGGGCTTTTAACTCCGACTATATCAGCGGTATGCTGAAAAATATGGAAGTTAATATTGATGGTAAGCCTACAACAATTGACACCCAAGAGATAAAATTTAGCCTTCCGAGTGATAACAAAGTAGGTTTAAATGCAACGGTGCTGTTACGCGACAGCAATGAAACTCAGCAGATTGCTTTTACAGCAGTCCCTCGCGTCCGCCCCAACGGTCAAGGAGTGGTGCTTGAGGATGTTGAGTATGCTGAAAACAAGGAACTTTCGCCAGAACTGACGAATGCTTTATTAGAAAAATCGGCAGAAATTCTCGATTTCAGTAACTTTGATCTCGAAGGAATGTCTCTGAAAATTAACCGTCTCGATGTCAAAGGCGGCAAGCTAACCATGCAAGCAGCAGCCCGTGTCGAGAAAATTCCTTCAGCCTAACGGTATCGAGATAATAGGAATTGAGGTAGGGGCACGCTGGGAATTGTGCCCCTACATACATATTTTGATTACTCACGCCGTCGCCTTATCGATGTGCCACACTTCATCCGTACTGAGATTCAGATCGCCGGCACGC
The Microcoleus sp. FACHB-672 DNA segment above includes these coding regions:
- a CDS encoding DUF2993 domain-containing protein, with protein sequence MTKEQAGLHEQALNKAAEIGISSQLDQVDNVEVDIKADPFKLMTGEVDAVQIKGEGMVMQQDLRMEKIEMQMGRVGINPMQAAMGQIELTKPADGSAEVVLTEADINRAFNSDYISGMLKNMEVNIDGKPTTIDTQEIKFSLPSDNKVGLNATVLLRDSNETQQIAFTAVPRVRPNGQGVVLEDVEYAENKELSPELTNALLEKSAEILDFSNFDLEGMSLKINRLDVKGGKLTMQAAARVEKIPSA